A DNA window from uncultured Methanoregula sp. contains the following coding sequences:
- a CDS encoding cytidine deaminase, with protein MRTNRHRYFLDLAARCARQGTCLRRNFGAIIVDEYNTIVSTGYTGAPRKQMDCTELNRCWRKEHNIPSGSNYERCRSVHAEMNALLQAGKNARGCTLYLSGFDVETGETTLIWPCFLCSKMIVNSGVANVIMRTGEDTYKEMDPMVLYQMRSRESLGDESK; from the coding sequence ATGAGAACCAACAGACACCGCTACTTCCTCGACCTTGCTGCCCGGTGCGCCCGGCAGGGCACGTGCCTGCGCAGGAACTTTGGCGCAATCATTGTCGATGAATACAATACCATCGTCTCCACGGGATATACCGGGGCGCCGCGCAAACAGATGGACTGCACGGAACTGAACCGGTGCTGGAGAAAAGAGCACAATATCCCCTCCGGGTCCAATTACGAACGGTGTCGGAGCGTCCACGCCGAGATGAATGCGCTCCTCCAGGCCGGAAAGAATGCGCGGGGCTGCACGCTCTATCTGTCGGGCTTTGATGTGGAGACCGGCGAGACCACCTTGATCTGGCCCTGTTTCCTCTGCTCGAAGATGATCGTCAACAGCGGGGTTGCGAATGTCATCATGCGGACCGGAGAGGATACCTACAAAGAGATGGACCCGATGGTCCTTTACCAGATGCGGAGCCGAGAATCTCTGGGTGACGAGTCAAAGTAA
- a CDS encoding DUF1294 domain-containing protein codes for MLSPEELTVFFILYVAVNLVVFAIYARDKHQARRNAWRTSEAMLLILALFGPFGAYAAMHLFHHKTRKPLFWLVPLFFCLQIVLIGFVLSGM; via the coding sequence TGTTTTTTTTATCCTGTATGTGGCTGTCAATCTTGTTGTCTTTGCGATCTATGCAAGGGACAAGCACCAGGCCAGGCGCAATGCGTGGCGGACGAGCGAGGCGATGCTTCTCATTCTTGCCCTTTTTGGACCGTTTGGTGCATATGCAGCAATGCATCTCTTCCATCATAAGACCAGAAAACCCCTATTCTGGCTTGTCCCATTATTTTTCTGTCTCCAGATCGTTCTCATAGGATTCGTCCTCTCTGGAATGTAA